The sequence ATGCGGAACAAGTAGCCCTGCTTTCCGAAAACGGGATTTCCTGGTCCAATTACTTTAATGTCAGTGATGAAAAATTGATTGACTTGTATGCAACCGCTGACATCTTGTTGTTTCCTTCAGTGTATGAAGGCTTTGGTGTTCCAATTCTTGAAGCGCAACAAACAGGACGGTTAGTGGTTACGAGCAATATTTCACCACTTAAAGAGGTTGCCGGTGCAGGAGCCGAATTGGTGGACCCATATGAACCCGCATCTATCAGGTCGGGGTTATTAAGGGTAATTAATGATGAAGAGTACCGGTCAGGATTAATTCGTAAAGGATTGGAAAATGTGCGGCAATATAATTCTTCAGCCATTGCTACAAGTTATATCAGTATTTATCATTCTCTTATGGATCCTGTGAAATGAAAAAAGTATTTTATTTAACCATCCTCCTTTGCAGTTGGCATCAGTTGCCAATGCTTTTACAAAGATGATCCGGATTGCAAAATGGTGAAATCCTATACAGACCAGTTTATCAATGGGCCTAAAAAAATATTGATTTTTACCGATTGGTATGATCCTGCCTATAAAGCAGGCGGACCAGTACAGTCCTGTGTTAATTTCTGTAAACAGATGAACAGGGATTATGAGTTATTTGTTTTTACCAGCAACAGGGATTTGAATGATACGGAACCATTGCAGGGAATAGCACCAAATAACTGGATATTGCATACTTCAGGTGCAAGGGTTTTTTATGCTGAGCCTGGAAGCATCAACCTGTTTTCCATGCGGAAACTCGTTAAATCCATTGCCCCGGATTTTATTTACCTGAATAGTATGTTTTCCTTAAAGTTTACCATATTTCCGTTACTACTTTACCGGTTGGGTAAATTCAATGCCACCATCATTCTAAGCCCGAGGGGGATGTTGAAAGATTCTGCTATGTCATTTAGAGCAGGTAAAAAGAAAATATTCCTGGCAGCCTTGAAATTCGCGGGAATCCCTGGCCGTATTCATTTTCATGCAACCGACCAGACAGAAAAGAAGGATATTGAACAATTTTTTCCGGGAGCCAGGGTTTCTATAGCACCAAATTTTCCAGCTCCGGCTGAGCATAGGCCCGGGCCAGTCTCCAAAGAACCCGGAAAGTTGAATATT comes from Flavihumibacter fluvii and encodes:
- a CDS encoding glycosyltransferase family 4 protein, with amino-acid sequence MVKSYTDQFINGPKKILIFTDWYDPAYKAGGPVQSCVNFCKQMNRDYELFVFTSNRDLNDTEPLQGIAPNNWILHTSGARVFYAEPGSINLFSMRKLVKSIAPDFIYLNSMFSLKFTIFPLLLYRLGKFNATIILSPRGMLKDSAMSFRAGKKKIFLAALKFAGIPGRIHFHATDQTEKKDIEQFFPGARVSIAPNFPAPAEHRPGPVSKEPGKLNIVFIGRIHPIKQLHILLAALENIKGLVQLHIVGSHEDEKYWQLCKQLIDRFQRNITIIEHGSMPHQSVMEILMQQHLFVLPTLGENFGHAISEALNSGIPVLISDQTPWRFLEPAKAGWDISLNEPEVFARKIEEAVGWNQQEFDLWRAGALSVANKYAEKNSLVSEYRKIFS